The following are from one region of the Dreissena polymorpha isolate Duluth1 chromosome 2, UMN_Dpol_1.0, whole genome shotgun sequence genome:
- the LOC127866010 gene encoding RNA demethylase ALKBH5-like, with amino-acid sequence MATKSKEELSEKMRTPEKPRRHYRRRRSPDSSDNSEEESKPVVKVRHYKHDKGVDRESEEWKTQASITQRRLFSEEQCEIIEKKIEEVVVKASRGDYKDHTVDRAPLRSKYFFGEGYTYGSQLEKKGPGMEKLYRKGEVDDIPQWIFDLVVKPIVKEGLVPEGFINSAVINDYLPGGCIVSHIDPPHIFERPIVSVSFFSDCALSFGCRFSFRPIRTTKPVFVLPIDRGCVTLLSGYSADEITHCIRPQDVVSRRAVIILRKVCDDAPRLDPVLSHKILPAFEARKRARPRSPSPTHSDSSCERDRHSHRSSRKKLRHSYPTMGNHDVRYENGHGDHRQSRTSSSTTRHRSYSPKQKRQEKERSK; translated from the exons ATGGCGACCAAGAGCAAGGAAGAACTAAGTGAGAAAATGCGAACACCCGAAAAGCCGAGACGACACTATAGAAGAAGGAGGTCTCCAGATTCTAGCGATAACAGTGAAGAAGAGAGCAAGCCTGTTGTGAAAGTGAGACATTATAAGCATGACAAAGGCGTTGATCGCGAGTCTGAAGAGTGGAAAACTCAAGCGAGCATTACTCAACGTCGCCTGTTTTCAGAGGAGCAGTGCGAAATCATTGAGAAGAAAATAGAAGAAGTGGTCGTGAAGGCTAGCAGAGGCGACTATAAGGATCACACCGTTGATCGAGCTCCGCTTAGGAGCAAGTATTTCTTTGGCGAAGGCTACACATATGGGTCACAACTGGAAAAGAAGGGTCCAGGAATGGAGAAATTATATCGCAAGGGTGAAGTGGATGACATTCCACAGTGGATCTTTGATCTGGTAGTAAAACCCATAGTTAAAGAAGGACTGGTTCCAGAGGGCTTTATTAACAGTGCTGTTATCAATGACTACTTACCAGGAGGCTGTATTGTGTCACATATTGATCCTCCCCATATTTTTGAAAGGCCTATTGTTTCTGTTTCTTTCTTTAGTGACTGTGCATTGTCCTTTGGTTGTAGATTCTCTTTTAGGCCGATTAGGACAACAAAGCCTGTATTTGTGCTGCCTATTGACAGAGGATGTGTCACATTACTGAG TGGTTACTCTGCTGATGAAATAACACATTGCATTAGACCACAAGATGTTGTTAGTCGACGTGCAGTGATCATCCTTCGCAA GGTGTGTGACGACGCCCCTCGGTTGGACCCTGTCCTGAGCCATAAAATACTGCCAGCTTTTGAGGCAAGGAAGCGGGCCCGACCCAGGTCACCATCTCCAACACACTCAGACAG TTCTTGCGAGAGAGACAGACACAGTCACAGGTCCAGCAGGAAGAAGTTGCGCCATTCGTACCCAACGATGGGTAACCATGACGTCAGGTATGAAAATGGACATGGGGATCACAGGCAATCCAGGACATCCAGCTCAACAACAAGACATCGCTCTTACTCTCCCAAACAAAAAAGACAAGAAAAAGAAAGATCAAAATGA